A genomic stretch from Streptomyces venezuelae ATCC 10712 includes:
- a CDS encoding CinA family protein, translating into MTEAARVLALLAERGHTLAAAESLTGGLVAAELTGVPGASAVFRGSVTAYATTLKHELLGVDASLLAERGAVDPEVALQMAAGVRDRLGADWGISTTGVAGPDPQDGQAVGTVYVAVAGPVATGARAGKVVSLRLNGDRADIRRESVRSVLELLHEELSGNARAQDTEHNGGN; encoded by the coding sequence ATGACCGAGGCCGCCCGGGTGCTGGCGCTGCTCGCGGAGCGTGGTCACACGCTCGCCGCTGCGGAGTCGCTCACGGGTGGTCTGGTGGCGGCGGAGCTCACCGGGGTGCCCGGCGCCTCGGCGGTCTTCCGCGGGTCGGTCACGGCCTACGCCACCACCCTCAAGCACGAGCTGCTCGGCGTCGACGCGAGCCTCCTCGCGGAGCGCGGGGCGGTGGATCCCGAGGTCGCGCTGCAGATGGCGGCGGGCGTACGGGATCGGCTCGGCGCCGACTGGGGGATCTCGACCACCGGGGTCGCCGGGCCCGATCCGCAGGACGGACAGGCCGTCGGCACCGTCTACGTGGCGGTCGCGGGACCCGTCGCGACCGGCGCCCGCGCCGGGAAAGTGGTCTCGTTGAGGTTGAACGGCGACCGCGCGGACATCCGTAGAGAGAGCGTCCGGAGCGTGCTGGAACTGCTCCACGAGGAACTCTCGGGAAATGCGCGGGCACAGGATACGGAACACAACGGGGGGAATTGA
- a CDS encoding helix-turn-helix domain-containing protein, with product MILLRRLLGDVLRRQRQRQGRTLREVSSSARVSLGYLSEVERGQKEASSELLSAICDALDVRMSELMREVSDELSLAELAESAAASEPVPTPVRPMLNSVSVTSVGGVPTGRVTIKAPAEAVDVVAA from the coding sequence ATGATTCTGCTCCGTCGCCTGTTGGGTGACGTGCTGCGTCGGCAGCGCCAGCGCCAAGGCCGTACTCTGCGCGAAGTCTCCTCGTCCGCCCGAGTCTCGCTCGGCTATCTCTCCGAGGTGGAGCGGGGGCAGAAGGAGGCTTCCTCCGAGCTGCTCTCCGCGATCTGCGACGCGCTGGACGTACGGATGTCCGAGCTCATGCGTGAAGTGAGCGACGAGCTGTCACTGGCCGAACTGGCCGAGTCGGCGGCCGCGAGCGAACCGGTACCGACGCCGGTGCGCCCGATGCTCAATTCGGTGTCGGTGACGTCGGTGGGCGGTGTGCCCACCGGGCGGGTGACCATCAAGGCGCCCGCCGAAGCGGTGGACGTCGTCGCCGCCTGA
- a CDS encoding SDR family NAD(P)-dependent oxidoreductase, whose product MTALPAYDLTGRTAFVTGAASGIGRATAVLLAQAGATVHGADRDEPGLMETVDLVARAGGTAHPHPLDVTDRPALAGAVRAAGPLHVMAAVAGIMHTSSVLETRDEDLDRLLAVNFKGVLHACQEAARSMIDAGVPGSIVTMASGAMDTASPGLLCYSVTKAAVVQLTKTLAAEAGRYGIRVNAVAPGWIRTPMTDRHEPAAQEQAEAAMIRHSPLGRVGEAEDIAHAVLHLASDASAFTTGQILRPNGGVAMPW is encoded by the coding sequence ATGACGGCTCTCCCCGCGTACGACCTCACCGGCCGCACCGCGTTCGTCACCGGCGCCGCCAGCGGCATCGGCCGCGCGACCGCGGTCCTGCTCGCCCAGGCCGGCGCCACCGTGCACGGCGCGGACCGCGACGAGCCCGGCCTCATGGAGACGGTCGACCTCGTCGCGCGCGCGGGCGGCACCGCGCACCCGCACCCCCTGGACGTCACCGACCGCCCCGCCCTCGCCGGCGCGGTCCGGGCGGCGGGCCCGCTCCACGTCATGGCCGCGGTCGCCGGGATCATGCACACCAGCTCGGTCCTGGAGACCCGCGACGAGGACCTGGACCGTCTCCTCGCCGTGAACTTCAAGGGGGTGCTCCACGCCTGCCAGGAGGCGGCCCGTTCGATGATCGACGCCGGCGTCCCCGGCTCGATCGTCACGATGGCCTCGGGCGCGATGGACACCGCGAGCCCCGGCCTCCTCTGCTACAGCGTCACCAAGGCGGCCGTCGTCCAGCTCACCAAGACCCTGGCCGCCGAGGCGGGCCGGTACGGCATCCGGGTCAACGCGGTCGCCCCGGGCTGGATCCGCACCCCCATGACGGACCGCCACGAACCGGCCGCGCAGGAACAGGCGGAGGCCGCGATGATCCGTCACTCACCGCTGGGCCGGGTCGGGGAGGCCGAGGACATCGCGCACGCGGTCCTCCACCTCGCGTCCGACGCCTCGGCGTTCACGACAGGCCAGATCCTGCGCCCCAACGGCGGCGTCGCGATGCCCTGGTGA
- a CDS encoding DNA-formamidopyrimidine glycosylase family protein produces the protein MPEGDTIWQTAHRLHTALAGRTLTRADLRVPRYATADLTGRTVLDVTPRGKHLLARIEGGLTLHSHLRMDGAWRVYVTGQRPHGGPDHQIRAILGNADHTAYGYRLPVLELIRTTDESGAVGHLGPDLLGPGWGAEEAEEATRRLLADPARSLGEALLDQRNMAGIGNVYKSELAFLAGVTPWVPVGDLGPDVPARLVATAHRLLDANKDRPDRRTTTTRRPGTPLHVYGRAGRSCLRCGARIRKAELGDRVTYWCPGCQRGPGDETEQHLPTN, from the coding sequence ATGCCCGAAGGAGACACCATCTGGCAGACCGCGCACCGGCTCCACACCGCTCTGGCCGGCCGGACGCTGACCCGCGCCGACCTCCGGGTCCCCCGGTACGCCACCGCCGACCTCACCGGCCGGACCGTCCTCGACGTCACACCCCGGGGGAAGCACCTGCTGGCCCGCATCGAGGGCGGCCTCACCCTGCACTCCCATCTCCGGATGGACGGCGCCTGGCGGGTGTACGTCACCGGGCAGCGCCCGCACGGCGGCCCGGACCACCAGATCCGCGCCATCCTCGGAAACGCCGACCACACCGCGTACGGCTACCGTCTCCCGGTCCTCGAGCTGATCCGTACCACCGACGAGTCCGGCGCGGTGGGCCACCTCGGCCCGGACCTCCTCGGCCCCGGCTGGGGCGCCGAGGAGGCGGAAGAGGCCACCCGCAGGCTGCTCGCGGATCCCGCCCGGTCACTCGGCGAGGCCCTGCTCGACCAGCGCAACATGGCCGGCATCGGCAATGTGTACAAGTCGGAGCTGGCCTTCCTGGCCGGAGTCACGCCCTGGGTCCCGGTCGGTGACCTCGGCCCCGACGTCCCGGCCCGCCTGGTGGCGACCGCGCACCGCCTCCTGGACGCGAACAAGGACCGCCCGGACCGGCGCACCACCACCACCCGCCGCCCCGGCACCCCGCTGCACGTCTACGGCCGCGCCGGGCGCTCCTGCCTCCGCTGCGGCGCCCGGATCCGCAAGGCGGAGCTCGGCGACCGGGTCACGTACTGGTGCCCGGGCTGCCAGCGCGGCCCCGGCGACGAGACGGAACAGCACCTCCCCACCAATTGA
- a CDS encoding Lhr family ATP-dependent helicase has product MVRSALESFSPATRGWFSGAFTAPTAAQEGAWTAIGAGSDVLVVAPTGSGKTLAAFLASLDRLASAPPPAEPKKRCRVLYVSPLKALAVDVERNLRSPLTGIRQESVRLGLPEPDIKVGIRSGDTPQAERRALATRPPDILITTPESLFLMLTSATREALAGVETVILDEVHAVAGTKRGAHLALSLERLDELLPRPARRIGLSATVRPVDEVARYLSPGRAVEIVQPPSGKEFDLSVVVPVEDMGELGGSPASEGKDGGDKPSIWPHVEERIADLVQSHRSTIVFANSRRLAERLCNRLNEIAYERATGEPLPDGAPPAEIMAQSGAAHGAPAVLARAHHGSVSKEQRALVEEDLKAGRLPAVVATSSLELGIDMGAVDLVVQVESPPSVASGLQRVGRAGHQVGAVSTGVVFPKYRGDLVQAAVVTERMRSGAIESMRIPANPLDVLAQQLVAIVSLDTWQVDDLLALVRRAAPFASLPESAFTGVLDMLAGRYPSDAFAELRPRVVWDRVAGTVTGRPGAQRLAVTSGGTIPDRGLFGVFLAGSDPKKGGGRVGELDEEMVYESRVGDVFTLGTTSWRIEDITRDRVLVSPAPGVPGRLPFWKGDQLGRPLELGRAVGAFLREVGALADDDARLRLLAAGLDAWAAENVLAYLKEQREACGHVPDDRTILVERFRDELGDWRVVIHSPFGAQVHAPWALALGARLAERYGMDAQVMHADDGIVLRLPDADLMGLDMGLDLLDHEPVDPGRHLDTTYDADKAPVGAADALFDKGEIGQIVTDQVGGSALFASRFRECAARALLLPKRNPGKRTPLWQQRQRAAQLLQVASEFGSFPIVLEAVRECLQDVFDLPGLTELMGDIESRRVRLVEVTTPEPSPFARSLLFGYVAQFLYEGDSPLAERRAAALSLDSRLLAELLGQAELRELLDADVLTELERELQWLTDDRRVKDVEGVADLLRVLGPLTEAELAERGAEPGWAPELGTARRAIRVRIGGRDHWAAIEDAGRLRDALGTALPVGVPEAFTEPVKDPLGDLLARFARTHGPFTSSAAASRFGLGAAVTDGALQRLAASGRVVQGEFHPSGIGQEWCDATVLRRLRRRSLAALRHELEPVPPAALATFLPQWQHLGSNSLRGIDGLARAIEQLQGAPVPASALEKLILPSRVRDYSPGLLDELTTTGEVLWAGAGSLPGKDGWVSLYLADAAPLLLPPAHPLELSALHESVLTALSGGYGLFFRQIADQIRATTHPDATDPQLADAVWDLAWSGRLTNDTLAPLRSLLGSGRTAGATAHRARRTVPRGRYGTLTAAARTASRTGPPTVSGRWSLLPPQEPEPTHRAHALARTLLDRHGVVTRGAVAAEGVEGGFSATYRILAAFEDSGQARRGYVVEGLGAAQFAMDGAVDRLRAAATARDRGAEAAAGPRAVVLAAADPANAYGAALSWPEPPTGAGHKPGRKAGSLVVLVDGELTLYMERGGKTLLCWPQEPDDTALGAAAEALAAAARAGTLGTVTVERINGATALTSALSRPLEAAGFVATPRGLRLRA; this is encoded by the coding sequence ATGGTCAGGTCCGCGCTCGAATCGTTCTCCCCCGCGACCCGTGGTTGGTTCAGCGGTGCCTTCACCGCGCCCACGGCGGCGCAGGAGGGCGCCTGGACCGCCATCGGCGCGGGCTCCGACGTCCTCGTCGTCGCGCCGACGGGCTCGGGCAAGACGCTGGCCGCGTTCCTCGCCTCCCTGGACCGGCTCGCCTCCGCGCCCCCGCCGGCCGAGCCGAAGAAGCGCTGCCGCGTGCTGTACGTGTCGCCGCTGAAGGCCCTGGCGGTGGACGTCGAGCGGAATCTGCGCTCGCCGCTGACCGGCATCCGGCAGGAGTCGGTGCGGCTCGGGCTGCCCGAGCCGGACATCAAGGTCGGCATCCGCTCCGGCGACACCCCGCAGGCCGAGCGCCGGGCGCTCGCGACCCGGCCGCCGGACATCCTGATCACCACCCCCGAGTCCCTGTTCCTGATGCTGACCTCGGCGACCCGTGAGGCCCTCGCGGGCGTGGAGACGGTCATCCTGGACGAGGTGCACGCGGTGGCGGGCACCAAGCGGGGCGCGCACCTGGCCCTGTCCCTGGAGCGGCTCGACGAGCTGCTGCCGCGGCCCGCGCGCCGGATCGGCCTGTCGGCGACCGTGCGGCCGGTGGACGAGGTGGCCCGCTATCTGTCGCCGGGGCGCGCCGTGGAGATCGTCCAGCCGCCGTCGGGGAAGGAGTTCGACCTCTCCGTCGTCGTCCCCGTCGAGGACATGGGCGAGCTGGGCGGCTCCCCCGCCTCCGAGGGCAAGGACGGCGGTGACAAGCCGTCGATCTGGCCCCACGTGGAGGAGCGGATCGCCGACCTCGTGCAGTCCCACCGTTCCACGATCGTCTTCGCCAACTCCCGGCGCCTCGCCGAGCGTCTGTGCAACCGGCTCAACGAGATCGCGTACGAGCGGGCGACGGGCGAGCCGCTGCCCGACGGGGCGCCGCCGGCCGAGATCATGGCCCAGTCGGGGGCGGCGCACGGCGCCCCCGCCGTGCTCGCCCGCGCCCACCACGGCTCGGTGTCGAAGGAGCAGCGCGCCCTGGTGGAGGAGGACCTGAAGGCGGGCCGGCTGCCCGCCGTGGTGGCCACCTCCAGCCTGGAGCTCGGCATCGACATGGGCGCGGTCGACCTGGTCGTGCAGGTCGAGTCGCCGCCCTCGGTCGCCTCGGGGCTGCAGCGGGTGGGCCGCGCCGGGCACCAGGTGGGCGCGGTGTCGACGGGCGTGGTCTTCCCCAAGTACCGGGGCGATCTCGTGCAGGCGGCGGTGGTCACCGAGCGGATGCGGTCGGGTGCGATCGAGTCGATGCGGATCCCGGCCAATCCGCTGGACGTGCTCGCCCAGCAGCTGGTCGCCATCGTCTCGCTGGACACCTGGCAGGTGGACGACCTCCTCGCCCTGGTCCGCCGGGCGGCGCCGTTCGCCTCGCTGCCCGAGTCGGCGTTCACGGGCGTGCTCGACATGCTGGCGGGCCGCTATCCCTCGGACGCCTTCGCCGAGCTGCGCCCGCGCGTGGTCTGGGACCGGGTGGCCGGGACGGTCACCGGGCGGCCGGGCGCGCAGCGGCTCGCCGTCACCTCGGGCGGCACGATCCCCGACCGGGGCCTGTTCGGGGTGTTCCTCGCGGGCTCGGACCCGAAGAAGGGCGGTGGCCGGGTCGGCGAGCTCGACGAGGAGATGGTGTACGAGTCGCGGGTCGGCGACGTGTTCACCCTGGGCACCACCTCCTGGCGGATCGAGGACATCACCCGCGACCGGGTGCTGGTGTCCCCCGCGCCCGGGGTGCCGGGCCGGCTGCCGTTCTGGAAGGGCGACCAGCTGGGCCGCCCGCTCGAACTGGGCCGCGCGGTGGGCGCGTTCCTGCGCGAGGTCGGCGCCCTCGCGGACGACGACGCCCGGCTGCGGCTGCTCGCCGCCGGCCTGGACGCCTGGGCCGCGGAGAACGTCCTGGCGTACCTCAAGGAGCAGCGCGAGGCCTGCGGCCATGTGCCGGACGACCGGACGATCCTGGTCGAGCGGTTCCGGGACGAGCTCGGCGACTGGCGGGTCGTGATCCACTCCCCGTTCGGGGCGCAGGTGCACGCCCCCTGGGCGCTGGCGCTCGGCGCGCGGCTCGCCGAGCGGTACGGCATGGACGCCCAGGTGATGCACGCGGACGACGGCATCGTGCTGCGGCTGCCGGACGCGGACCTGATGGGCCTGGACATGGGCCTGGACCTGCTCGACCACGAGCCGGTCGACCCCGGCCGCCATCTCGACACGACGTACGACGCGGACAAGGCGCCCGTGGGCGCGGCCGACGCCCTCTTCGACAAGGGTGAGATCGGGCAGATCGTCACCGACCAGGTCGGCGGTTCCGCGCTGTTCGCCTCCCGCTTCCGCGAGTGCGCGGCGCGTGCCCTGCTGCTGCCGAAGCGCAACCCCGGCAAGCGCACGCCGCTGTGGCAGCAGCGGCAGCGTGCCGCCCAGCTCCTCCAGGTGGCGAGCGAGTTCGGTTCGTTCCCGATCGTCCTGGAAGCCGTCCGCGAGTGCCTCCAGGACGTCTTCGACCTCCCGGGCCTGACCGAGCTGATGGGCGACATCGAGTCCCGCCGGGTCCGTCTGGTCGAGGTCACCACCCCCGAGCCGTCCCCCTTCGCCCGCTCCCTGCTCTTCGGCTATGTGGCGCAGTTCCTGTACGAGGGCGACTCCCCGCTCGCGGAGCGGCGGGCGGCCGCGCTGTCGCTGGACTCCCGGCTGCTGGCCGAGCTCCTCGGCCAGGCGGAGCTGCGCGAGCTGCTCGACGCCGACGTCCTGACCGAGCTGGAGCGGGAGCTCCAGTGGCTGACGGACGACCGGCGGGTCAAGGACGTGGAGGGCGTCGCCGACCTGCTGCGGGTGCTGGGCCCGCTCACCGAGGCGGAGCTGGCCGAGCGGGGCGCCGAGCCGGGCTGGGCGCCGGAGCTGGGCACGGCCCGCCGGGCCATCAGGGTGCGGATCGGGGGCCGGGACCACTGGGCGGCGATCGAGGACGCGGGCCGGCTCCGGGACGCGCTGGGCACGGCCCTGCCCGTGGGCGTGCCGGAGGCGTTCACGGAGCCCGTGAAGGATCCGCTGGGCGACCTCCTCGCGCGGTTCGCGCGCACCCACGGGCCCTTCACGTCCTCCGCGGCCGCCTCCCGTTTCGGCCTGGGCGCGGCCGTCACCGACGGCGCCCTCCAGCGGCTCGCCGCCTCGGGCCGGGTCGTGCAGGGCGAGTTCCATCCGTCGGGCATCGGCCAGGAGTGGTGCGACGCCACGGTCCTGCGCCGGCTGCGCCGCCGCTCCCTGGCGGCGCTGCGCCACGAGCTGGAGCCGGTGCCGCCGGCCGCGCTGGCCACCTTCCTGCCGCAGTGGCAGCACCTGGGAAGCAACAGCCTGCGCGGCATCGACGGCCTGGCCCGAGCGATCGAGCAGCTCCAGGGAGCGCCGGTGCCCGCGTCGGCGCTGGAGAAGCTGATCCTGCCGTCCCGGGTCCGTGACTACTCCCCGGGGCTCCTCGACGAGCTGACGACCACCGGCGAGGTGCTGTGGGCGGGGGCGGGGTCGCTGCCGGGCAAGGACGGCTGGGTCTCGCTGTACCTCGCGGACGCGGCGCCACTGCTCCTCCCGCCGGCGCATCCGCTGGAGCTGTCCGCCCTGCACGAGTCGGTGCTCACCGCCCTGTCCGGCGGGTACGGACTGTTCTTCCGCCAGATCGCCGACCAGATCCGGGCCACCACCCACCCGGACGCCACCGATCCGCAGCTGGCGGACGCCGTCTGGGACCTGGCCTGGTCGGGCCGCCTCACCAACGACACCCTGGCCCCGCTGCGCTCGCTCCTCGGTTCGGGCCGCACGGCGGGCGCCACCGCCCATCGGGCGCGCCGCACGGTCCCGCGCGGCCGGTACGGCACGCTGACGGCGGCCGCCCGCACCGCCTCCCGCACGGGCCCGCCCACGGTCTCGGGCCGCTGGTCGCTGCTGCCCCCGCAGGAGCCCGAGCCAACGCACCGGGCGCATGCCCTGGCCCGTACCCTCCTGGACCGGCACGGCGTGGTCACCCGGGGCGCGGTGGCCGCCGAGGGCGTGGAGGGCGGCTTCTCCGCCACGTACCGCATCCTGGCGGCCTTCGAGGACAGCGGGCAGGCCCGGCGCGGCTATGTGGTGGAGGGTCTCGGTGCGGCCCAGTTCGCGATGGACGGGGCGGTGGACCGGCTGCGGGCCGCGGCGACCGCCCGCGACCGTGGCGCGGAGGCGGCGGCCGGCCCCCGGGCGGTGGTCCTGGCGGCGGCCGATCCGGCGAACGCGTACGGGGCGGCCCTGTCCTGGCCCGAGCCGCCGACCGGCGCCGGGCACAAGCCGGGCCGCAAGGCGGGCTCGCTGGTGGTCCTGGTCGACGGCGAGCTCACGCTCTACATGGAGCGCGGCGGCAAGACGCTGCTGTGCTGGCCGCAGGAGCCGGACGATACGGCGCTGGGCGCGGCGGCCGAGGCCCTGGCGGCGGCGGCCCGGGCAGGCACGCTGGGCACGGTCACGGTGGAGCGGATCAACGGCGCGACGGCCCTGACGTCCGCCCTGTCCCGTCCGCTGGAGGCCGCCGGTTTCGTCGCCACCCCCAGAGGCCTCCGCCTCCGCGCCTGA
- a CDS encoding AraC family transcriptional regulator produces the protein MASGERARYWQYSELPGVDLLHAHYVRKAFARHTHESFVFAAITEGVEAFHYRDELVHASPGQIALVNPDTPHTGHAGVPEGWTYRTIYPDAEIVRAIAADTLALRGSVGFTSPVVDDPHAARLVVGVHRAAEEGNALAADSLLRLVTARMLRSHGGIVSPLPPRSAGARNAARARAVLEDRMVEPPTLERLAADLGTSPFALLRAFRDAYGMPPHTWLTDARVRRARQLLDTGTPPAEAAAIVGFTDQSHLNRHFTRSVGVPPGAYQRARSGA, from the coding sequence ATGGCGAGCGGGGAGCGGGCACGGTACTGGCAGTACTCCGAGCTGCCCGGGGTCGACCTGCTGCACGCCCACTACGTCCGGAAGGCCTTCGCCCGGCACACCCACGAGAGCTTCGTCTTCGCCGCGATCACCGAGGGCGTCGAGGCCTTCCACTACCGTGACGAACTCGTCCACGCGAGCCCCGGCCAGATCGCCCTGGTCAACCCCGACACCCCGCACACCGGGCACGCGGGCGTGCCCGAGGGCTGGACGTACCGGACGATCTACCCCGACGCGGAGATCGTCCGGGCCATCGCCGCCGACACCCTCGCCCTGCGCGGCTCCGTCGGCTTCACCTCGCCCGTCGTCGACGACCCGCACGCCGCCCGGCTCGTCGTCGGCGTCCACCGGGCCGCCGAGGAGGGCAACGCGCTCGCCGCCGACAGCCTCCTGCGGCTGGTCACGGCCAGGATGCTGCGCAGCCACGGCGGCATCGTCAGCCCGCTGCCGCCCCGCTCGGCGGGCGCCCGCAACGCGGCACGCGCGCGTGCCGTCCTGGAGGACCGGATGGTCGAGCCGCCGACCCTCGAACGGCTCGCCGCCGACCTCGGCACCAGCCCCTTCGCCCTCCTCCGGGCCTTCCGGGACGCGTACGGGATGCCGCCGCACACCTGGCTGACCGACGCGCGCGTACGGCGGGCACGGCAGCTGCTCGACACGGGCACCCCGCCGGCGGAGGCGGCCGCGATCGTCGGCTTCACCGACCAGTCGCACCTCAACCGGCACTTCACCCGCAGCGTCGGGGTGCCGCCCGGCGCGTACCAGCGCGCGAGGTCAGGGGCGTAA